One window of the Pieris brassicae chromosome 4, ilPieBrab1.1, whole genome shotgun sequence genome contains the following:
- the LOC123708816 gene encoding short-chain specific acyl-CoA dehydrogenase, mitochondrial-like isoform X2, with amino-acid sequence MATIALNKSTEAVKLVRGAKKAAVRYFTTQLTEKQLEIQKTVKFFTNEQLKPYAAKLDREGRYPFKEIKKLADIGFMGACVDPEYGGLGYDYLSLALAVEELSRGCASTGMLLSIHNFLYANLVNEKGTQEQKEMFLRNFTQGCIGCFALSEPDAGSDVANIGTTATKNGDHWIINGKKSWVTSAIEGSATVVFATFDPALRHKGIVCFLVPLDYEGVFRGKKEEMMGVRAATACTVTLEDVRVPNSFVVGQPGEGFKIAMGQLDQARIGIAAHAVGISQAALDTAISYAKQRVAFGKSLSRLPSVQDRLTEMSVMVETSRLLTYRAATQVTTKNSAMAKYVAGRNAAAVADHCVQIMGGNGLSTKYNAERHYRDARGTQIYGGVTDIQKRLVGHFLLKENDAL; translated from the exons ATGGCTACAATTGCATTAAACAAATCAACTGAGGCCG ttaaattggTCAGAGGCGCCAAGAAAGCAGCAGTTAGATATTTTACTACTCAGCTCACAGAAAAGCAATTGGAAATCCAGAAgacagttaaattttttaccaaCGAGCAACTTAAACCTTATGCAGCCAAACTAGATAGAGAGGGAAGATATCCTTTCAAAGAG ataaagaAACTGGCCGACATTGGATTTATGGGAGCATGTGTCGATCCAGAATATGGAGGTTTGGGATACGACTATCTTTCATTGGCACTCGCTGTTGAAGAATTATCCCGAGGGTGTGCCAGCACAGGCATGCTTCTCTCCATACACAACTTCCTATACGCTAATCTGGTGAACGAGAAGGGTACACAGGAACAGAAGGAAATGTTCTTAAGGAATTTTACCCAGGGATGTATTGGTTGCTTCGCGTTAAGTGAGCCTG ATGCCGGTAGTGACGTAGCAAATATCGGTACAACGGCAACAAAAAATGGTGACCATTGGATTATTAATGGAAAGAAAAGCTGGGTGACATCAGCTATTGAAGGCTCAGCCACTGTTGTGTTCGCGACTTTTGACCCAGCGCTGAGACATAAAGGAATTGTTT GTTTTCTAGTTCCACTGGACTATGAGGGTGTCTTTCGCGGTAAGAAGGAAGAGATGATGGGAGtaag GGCGGCAACAGCTTGCACCGTAACCCTAGAGGATGTCCGTGTGCCTAACAGCTTCGTGGTCGGTCAACCAGGGGAAGGTTTTAAGATCGCCATGGGACAGCTTGACCAAGCTAGGATTGGTATTGCTGCGCATGCTGTAG GCATATCTCAGGCGGCTTTAGATACTGCAATAAGCTATGCTAAACAGAGAGTTGCATTTGGAAAAAGTTTATCAAGACTACCCTCAGTTCAA GACCGACTAACAGAAATGTCAGTTATGGTTGAAACGTCGCGCCTTCTTACGTATCGAGCGGCGACTCAGGTTACGACAAAAAATAGTGCGATGGCAAAGTATGTGGCTGGACGTAACGCGGCCGCAGTGGCTGATCACTGCGTACAGATAATGGGAGGGAATGGTTTGTCCACTAAATATAACGCTGAGAGACATTATAG aGACGCAAGAGGAACGCAAATCTACGGCGGAGTTACGGACATACAGAAACGTTTAGTCGGACATTTCCTACTCAAAGAGAATGACGCTTTGTga
- the LOC123708816 gene encoding short-chain specific acyl-CoA dehydrogenase, mitochondrial-like isoform X1: MATIALNKSTEAVKLVRGAKKAAVRYFTTQLTEKQLEIQKTVKFFTNEQLKPYAAKLDREGRYPFKEIKKLADIGFMGACVDPEYGGLGYDYLSLALAVEELSRGCASTGMLLSIHNFLYANLVNEKGTQEQKEMFLRNFTQGCIGCFALSEPDAGSDVANIGTTATKNGDHWIINGKKSWVTSAIEGSATVVFATFDPALRHKGIVCFLVPLDYEGVFRGKKEEMMGVSTTHRAATACTVTLEDVRVPNSFVVGQPGEGFKIAMGQLDQARIGIAAHAVGISQAALDTAISYAKQRVAFGKSLSRLPSVQDRLTEMSVMVETSRLLTYRAATQVTTKNSAMAKYVAGRNAAAVADHCVQIMGGNGLSTKYNAERHYRDARGTQIYGGVTDIQKRLVGHFLLKENDAL; the protein is encoded by the exons ATGGCTACAATTGCATTAAACAAATCAACTGAGGCCG ttaaattggTCAGAGGCGCCAAGAAAGCAGCAGTTAGATATTTTACTACTCAGCTCACAGAAAAGCAATTGGAAATCCAGAAgacagttaaattttttaccaaCGAGCAACTTAAACCTTATGCAGCCAAACTAGATAGAGAGGGAAGATATCCTTTCAAAGAG ataaagaAACTGGCCGACATTGGATTTATGGGAGCATGTGTCGATCCAGAATATGGAGGTTTGGGATACGACTATCTTTCATTGGCACTCGCTGTTGAAGAATTATCCCGAGGGTGTGCCAGCACAGGCATGCTTCTCTCCATACACAACTTCCTATACGCTAATCTGGTGAACGAGAAGGGTACACAGGAACAGAAGGAAATGTTCTTAAGGAATTTTACCCAGGGATGTATTGGTTGCTTCGCGTTAAGTGAGCCTG ATGCCGGTAGTGACGTAGCAAATATCGGTACAACGGCAACAAAAAATGGTGACCATTGGATTATTAATGGAAAGAAAAGCTGGGTGACATCAGCTATTGAAGGCTCAGCCACTGTTGTGTTCGCGACTTTTGACCCAGCGCTGAGACATAAAGGAATTGTTT GTTTTCTAGTTCCACTGGACTATGAGGGTGTCTTTCGCGGTAAGAAGGAAGAGATGATGGGAGtaag CACAACCCACAGGGCGGCAACAGCTTGCACCGTAACCCTAGAGGATGTCCGTGTGCCTAACAGCTTCGTGGTCGGTCAACCAGGGGAAGGTTTTAAGATCGCCATGGGACAGCTTGACCAAGCTAGGATTGGTATTGCTGCGCATGCTGTAG GCATATCTCAGGCGGCTTTAGATACTGCAATAAGCTATGCTAAACAGAGAGTTGCATTTGGAAAAAGTTTATCAAGACTACCCTCAGTTCAA GACCGACTAACAGAAATGTCAGTTATGGTTGAAACGTCGCGCCTTCTTACGTATCGAGCGGCGACTCAGGTTACGACAAAAAATAGTGCGATGGCAAAGTATGTGGCTGGACGTAACGCGGCCGCAGTGGCTGATCACTGCGTACAGATAATGGGAGGGAATGGTTTGTCCACTAAATATAACGCTGAGAGACATTATAG aGACGCAAGAGGAACGCAAATCTACGGCGGAGTTACGGACATACAGAAACGTTTAGTCGGACATTTCCTACTCAAAGAGAATGACGCTTTGTga